The following are encoded together in the Daucus carota subsp. sativus chromosome 5, DH1 v3.0, whole genome shotgun sequence genome:
- the LOC108222828 gene encoding chromatin modification-related protein EAF1 B isoform X1 — MHECSPELPVSVNACIDSMGVVVNHKGGVSNDLSSNQTDIEETKVELSQHYVCYEQARRQLEFLEQGGDPLDFRTGTENAASLSVQSTSLTDQHPEQFVISETKGSFALAASPPGDSDESSGRPRAPSVNDPNSADNLMLFIKENGIPKGERSLLRSSRGTVGPFEQSSQLVGGQHAKESDESTAFGLPKKAYERRNRSRPNRVVVRSNSTDVMSSSSARTALSSLHVPKVVKGTVDADNQKDHMISSNSNMNPTSPNCIIIPKEEPYKLQIDMELDGGNAAESTVAQPNVGLTNAQIDRSASENMQDSRHNQIMEFEFQRTQNETVLSKPESQAGSEQISVGQECDPSLNIANNEVQDTCSLINRFGGSIGDGKDPLNEIGNKNGVLEAKGSDLETSGSKAGLQVNGIVDNEILTNLKSIGSNGCTKEDALESGEPTNMESTKSAEDNNVTKVDNICDAANVNNSSCHSQEIGSLLRDEEALNEKVSNSESKAKNLMVIEGNEQVETSFLENERMPGNVIDSNHLNGNKDTHTGRLHCSIDTCVPETPDAMFPPRDSSISLEQQTCSQDLKLETKAREDSILEEARVIEAKRKRIAELSVYTLCVESRRKSHWDFVLEEMAWLANDFAQERLWKTSAAAQIGCQAASAARLKFEEQKQVTRRLAKAVMDFWCLVEEMSKEQEMSKEREFQKPGNDFGHAVQGYALRFLQYNSSTVQYVQAEVAATPIISNLGVVDMSWKDHLTEENLFYSVPAGAMQIYKKSIESYLLQLEKTGICMQEEVETSGYDAVADYDSRENALEEDEGDANTFYLPGAFVNSRPSKLEQKKKRHLIKGFAAKSYDMVSDSPFMQSNENKSGNHRSVLTGKRTSDADNGSIPTKRMRTASRQRVLSPFNAGAHGCLQAPSKTDASSGDTNSFQDDQNVLHGGSVVLNNMEVESVRNFDRQPQFDSEVSHRPKKKKKTKNLGSTYEHNWRSNSNFQDEQRDSYKRRSESHQFESNGTNGLYGHHIGKKPKLIKQSLDNSIDNVAPVNCSLSSPVASQMSNMPNPNKFIKMLGGRDRGRKMKGLKTASGQTGPGTSWSLFEDQALVVLVHDMGPNWDLVSDAFNSTLKFKCIFRNPKECKERHKVVMDSPGGEGADSADDSGSSRPYRSTLPGIPKGSARQLFQRLQGPMEEDTIKSHLEKITAIGKKQHHRRAQDPKHLQQPHNSHTYALSQVCPNNLDGGPVLTPLDLCDATASSPDVLSLGYQSPNASMLPNSNQGNVAPMLPASGVTSTSAVPGSNFSSASSQINASVRDGRPGIAKSVSISTDEQQRLQQYSQMISGRNFQQSNMPVSGVHPGTDRGVRMLSSGNGVGSPNGLNRSMQMQRPGLQGVASSNMVGPGSMHPSGMMAVPNPVNIHSSPGAGQGNSMMRPHDPMHMMRVSLQGVLKIWIMACPIFRWYHILDEDSKPTQNVEHQRQMMIPELQMQVSQGNSQGITPYGGLNSSFSNQSAAPSVPSYPLHHQQLHPMSTQHSHVLTNSHHPHLRGPNLASNAQQQALAIRIAKERHIQQQRLLQQHQQQQFAASNSLMPPVPAQPQLAVSSPQNSSQSQTSSPQVSLPPLTTSSSMSPISQIQQKHHIPPHSVARNPRVGGSGSTNQVGKQRQRHSQQLQLQQSGRQHPQQRHQSQVQHQSHSHNQKQLSSHISHQPQPQQVLYSGQTTSSKQHQQTRSHSENSNQNRVLPVAGLTSTSGQAVPPNQQQRQQSQALPKLVNQPQLAVQRLVQPNRQVTSDQSNRVQARETHTSLHPTNSSSQAVSSAAAPSCVDVANVMSADFSASTPQLKALDQVSDSSMSNPATPIDSAGTPPLTIESLPPVRPGTDHIYSSNSLPCVGPGGAVQWLEEPVQLESLTPPPPLEQQQEHLKPQQQQEDSKQSQEQSLLLQEVGNSTSPPEQ, encoded by the exons TGAAACAAAAGGTAGTTTTGCATTGGCTGCTTCACCTCCAGGGGATTCTGACGAAAGTAGTGGTAGACCTAGAGCTCCTTCGGTGAATGACCCTAATAGTGCTGATAATCTTATGCTATTTATCAAGGAGAATGGTATTCCCAAAGGTGAAAGAAGTTTGTTACGATCCAGTCGGGGTACTGTTGGTCCTTTTGAACAGTCTTCACAGTTGGTCGGAGGTCAACATGCCAAAGAATCAGATGAGTCTACTGCATTTGGGCTCCCAAAGAAAGCGTATGAGCGAAGGAACAGATCACGTCCAAACCGTGTTGTAGTTCGATCAAATTCTACAGATGTTATGTCATCTTCAAGCGCTCGTACTGCTTTATCTTCTCTTCATGTGCCTAAGGTGGTAAAAGGGACAGTTGATGCGGACAACCAGAAGGACCATATGATttcttcaaattcaaatatgaatCCAACAAGTCCAAATTGTATCATTATTCCCAAGGAAGAACCGTATAAGCTCCAGATAGATATGGAATTGGATGGGGGAAATGCTGCAGAATCAACTGTTGCCCAGCCCAATGTAGGTCTTACTAATGCCCAGATAGATCGTAGTGCTTCAGAAAATATGCAAGACAGCCGACACAATCAAATTATGGAATTTGAGTTTCAGAGAACTCAGAATGAAACGGTTCTCTCAAAACCTGAATCTCAAGCGGGAAGTGAACAGATCTCTGTAGGTCAGGAATGTGACCCATCTCTTAATATAgctaataatgaagttcaagacACTTGTAGTCTAATCAATAGGTTTGGTGGGAGTATAGGTGATGGAAAAGATCCATTAAATGAAATCGGTAATAAGAATGGAGTACTTGAGGCGAAGGGTTCAGATTTGGAAACATCTGGCTCCAAAGCTGGTCTTCAGGTAAATGGAATTGTAGATAATGAAATTCTTACCAACTTAAAAAGTATTGGCTCAAATGGATGTACTAAAGAAGATGCTTTAGAATCTGGGGAGCCAACAAACATGGAAAGTACCAAGTCAGCTGAGGATAACAATGTTACCAAAGTTGACAATATATGTGATGCTGCCAATGTCAACAACAGTTCCTGTCACAGCCAAGAAATTGGTTCCTTGTTAAGAGACGAGGAAGCCTTAAATGAAAAAGTATCTAATTCAGAAAGTAAGGCTAAAAATCTCATGGTCATTGAGGGGAATGAACAAGTAGAAACTTCTTTTTTAGAGAACGAGAGAATGCCCGGCAATGTTATAGATTCTAATCACCTCAATGGAAACAAAGATACTCATACTGGTAGACTTCATTGTTCCATAGATACATGTGTTCCAGAGACTCCAGATGCTATGTTTCCTCCTAGAGATTCCTCTATTTCCCTAGAGCAACAAACTTGTTCTCAGGACTTGAAATTGGAAACGAAGGCGCGTGAAGATTCTATTTTGGAAGAAGCTCGTGTTATAGAG GCTAAACGTAAGAGAATTGCAGAGTTATCTGTTTATACATTATGTGTGGAGAGTCGCCGAAAATCTCATTGGGATTTTGTCCTTGAGGAGATGGCATGGTTGGCAAATGATTTTGCACAG gAGCGACTTTGGAAGACAAGTGCTGCTGCTCAAATAGGTTGTCAAGCTGCATCTGCTGCGCGATTAAAATTTGAAGAACAAAAACAAGTCACCCGCAGATTGGCCAAAGCTGTTATGGATTTTTGGTGTTTGGTAGAG GAGATGAGCAAAGAGCAGGAGATGAGCAAAGAGCGGGAGTTTCAAAAGCCTGGCAATGATTTTGGACATGCAGTTCAGGGATATGCATTGAGATTTCTACAATATAATAGCTCCACTGTTCAATATGTCCAAGCAGAAGTAGCTGCTACTCCTATTATATCCAATTTGGGTGTTGTGGACATGTCATGGAAAGATCACTTAACAGAA GAGAACCTCTTTTATTCAGTTCCTGCTGGTGCAATGCAAATCTACAAGAAATCTATCGAATCCTACTTACTGCAATTGGAG AAAACTGGCATTTGCATGCAAGAAGAAGTGGAGACATCTGGTTATGATGCCGTGGCAG ATTATGATTCCCGAGAGAACGCCTTGGAAGAGGATGAAGGAGACGCAAACACATTTTATTTGCCTGGAGCCTTTGTGAACAGCAGGCCATCTAAACTGGAGCAGAAAAAAAAGAGACATTTAATAAAGGGATTTGCAGCTAAATCATATGACATGGTATCTGATTCACCATTTATGCAATCCAATGAAAACAAATCCGGAAACCATCGATCTGTTTTAACTGGAAAAAGGACCTCCGACGCTGATAATGGCTCAATTCCAACAAAGCGAATGCGAACAGCTTCACGGCAGAGAGTTTTAAGTCCTTTTAATGCAGGAGCTCACGGCTGTCTTCAGGCACCAAGCAAGACAGATGCTTCTAGTGGTGATACGAACTCTTTTCAAGATGATCAGAATGTTTTGCATGGTGGATCCGTTGTGCTCAATAATATGGAGGTGGAGTCTGTACGTAACTTTGATAGGCAACCACAATTCGACTCTGAAGTATCACATAGacctaaaaagaaaaagaagacaaaAAATTTG GGTTCAACATATGAGCACAATTGGAGGTCTAATTCCAATTTCCAGGATGAGCAG AGAGATAGTTATAAAAGGAGATCGGAGAGTCATCAGTTTGAATCAAATGGAACCAATG GTTTATATGGTCATCATATTGGTAAAAAACCAAAGTTAATTAAGCAGTCACTGGATAATTCGATTGACAATGTCGCTCCTGTGAATTGTTCACTCTCTTCCCCTGTGGCTTCCCAAATGAGTAACATGCCTAACCCAAATAAGTTTATCAAAATGCTGGGTGGCCGGGACCGGGGTAGGAAAATGAAAGGACTGAAG ACAGCATCTGGACAGACAGGTCCGGGAACTTCATGGTCACTGTTTGAAGACCAG GCCCTTGTTGTTCTCGTCCATGACATGGGTCCGAACTGGGATCTCGTCAGTGATGCTTTTAACAGCACTTTGAAATTCAAG tGCATATTCCGCAACCCTAAAGAATGCAAGGAGCGTCACAAGGTTGTAATGGATAGCCCTGGTGGCGAGGGGGCGGATAGTGCTGATGATTCAGGGTCATCTCGACCATATCGCTCTACTTTACCTGGAATCCCAAAG GGTAGTGCGAGACAGTTGTTTCAACGTTTGCAGGGACCAATGGAAGAGGATACTATCaaatcacatttagaaaaaattacagCAATTGGGAAAAAACAGCATCATAGAAGGGCACAG GATCCAAAGCATCTCCAGCAACCCCACAATTCTCATACATATGCGCTGTCTCAAGTCTGCCCAAATAACTTGGATGGAGGGCCTGTCCTGAC GCCTCTTGATCTGTGCGATGCAACTGCTTCCAGTCCAGATGTTCTTTCCCTCGGTTATCAAAGCCCTAATGCTAGTATGTTACCAAATTCAAATCAGGGTAATGTTGCACCAATGCTTCCTGCTTCTGGTGTGACATCCACAAGTGCTGTTCCTGGGAGTAATTTCTCGTCAGCATCTAGTCAAATCAATGCTTCTGTTAg GGATGGTAGACCTGGCATCGCGAAATCTGTATCTATATCAACTGATGAGCAGCAGAGACTGCAACAGTACAGTCAAATGATATCTGGTAGAAACTTTCAGCAGTCCAATATGCCTGTTTCTGGGGTACATCCAGGAACTGATCGTGGTGTTCGCATGCTAAGTAGTGGTAATGGTGTCGGCTCTCCTAATGGATTGAATAGAAGCATGCAGATGCAGAGACCAGGACTTCAAGGTGTTGCCTCATCAAACATGGTTGGTCCTGGCAGCATGCATCCCTCTGGCATGATGGCAGTGCCAAACCCTGTTAATATTCACTCCAGTCCTGGTGCTGGTCAAGGAAACTCTATGATGAGACCTCATGATCCTATGCATATGATGCGG GTGAGCTTACAAGGAGTATTGAAGATCTGGATCATGGCATGTCCTATCTTCAGATGGTATCATATATTAGACGAGGATTCCAAG CCTACTCAGAACGTGGAACATCAAAGGCAGATGATGATTCCGGAGCTTCAGATGCAGGTTTCACAGGGAAATAGCCAAGGAATAACTCCATATGGTGGATTAAATTCCTCGTTCTCTAATCAGTCGGCTGCCCCTTCTGTCCCATCATACCCACTCCATCACCAGCAGCTGCATCCAATGTCAACCCAACACTCGCATGTGCTTACTAATTCTCATCATCCGCATCTTCGAGGACCGAACCTTGCAAGCAACGCTCAGCAGCAAGCCCTTGCCATTCGTATAGCTAAAGAGAGACATATCCAGCAGCAGCGTTTATTGCAACAGCACCAGCAGCAACAGTTTGCAGCGTCAAATTCTCTAATGCCACCTGTCCCAGCACAGCCTCAGCTAGCAGTATCATCTCCACAAAATAGTTCCCAGTCACAAACTAGTTCTCCACAGGTATCACTACCACCACTGACGACGTCATCCTCAATGAGTCCAATATCGCAGATCCAACAGAAACATCACATTCCACCACACAGTGTTGCACGGAACCCACGAGTTGGTGGCAGTGGGTCGACCAATCAAGTGGGCAAGCAGCGGCAGCGGCATTCTCAGCAACTGCAGTTACAGCAGTCTGGTAGGCAGCACCCCCAACAGCGGCATCAGTCACAAGTGCAACATCAGTCACATTCGCACAATCAGAAGCAGTTGTCGTCCCATATATCTCATCAGCCACAACCTCAGCAAGTGTTGTATTCTGGTCAAACCACGTCATCAAAGCAGCACCAACAAACTCGTTCTCATTCTGAAAACAGCAATCAGAATCGTGTTTTACCAGTAGCTGGTCTTACATCTACTTCTGGTCAAGCTGTTCCACCGAACCAGCAGCAGCGCCAACAGTCACAGGCTCTCCCAAAGTTAGTTAATCAACCTCAGTTAGCTGTTCAAAGATTGGTTCAACCAAATCGTCAAGTAACCTCTGACCAGTCAAACAGAGTTCAAGCTAGAGAAACTCACACCAGCCTGCACCCCACTAATAGTTCATCTCAAGCTGTTTCATCTGCTGCAGCTCCTAGCTGTGTTGATGTGGCTAATGTAATGTCAGCTGACTTTTCTGCCAGTACTCCTCAGTTGAAGGCATTGGATCAGGTGTCTGATTCCAGCATGTCTAATCCTGCAACACCAATTGATTCCGCTGGCACTCCACCTCTCACCATTGAGTCACTGCCCCCTGTTCGGCCAGGGACAGACCACATTTACTCTTCAAATAGCTTGCCCTGCGTAGGTCCTGGTGGTGCTGTACAGTGGTTAGAGGAGCCTGTACAGTTGGAATCTCTGACGCCACCACCTCCATTGGAGCAGCAACAAGAGCATTTGAAACCACAGCAGCAGCAAGAGGATTCTAAACAATCCCAAGAACAATCTCTACTTCTGCAAGAAGTGGGTAATAGTACTAGTCCTCCTGAACAGTGA
- the LOC108222828 gene encoding chromatin modification-related protein EAF1 B isoform X2, whose amino-acid sequence MHECSPELPVSVNACIDSMGVVVNHKGGVSNDLSSNQTDIEETKVELSQHYVCYEQARRQLEFLEQGGDPLDFRTGTENAASLSVQSTSLTDQHPEQFVISETKGSFALAASPPGDSDESSGRPRAPSVNDPNSADNLMLFIKENGIPKGERSLLRSSRGTVGPFEQSSQLVGGQHAKESDESTAFGLPKKAYERRNRSRPNRVVVRSNSTDVMSSSSARTALSSLHVPKVVKGTVDADNQKDHMISSNSNMNPTSPNCIIIPKEEPYKLQIDMELDGGNAAESTVAQPNVGLTNAQIDRSASENMQDSRHNQIMEFEFQRTQNETVLSKPESQAGSEQISVGQECDPSLNIANNEVQDTCSLINRFGGSIGDGKDPLNEIGNKNGVLEAKGSDLETSGSKAGLQVNGIVDNEILTNLKSIGSNGCTKEDALESGEPTNMESTKSAEDNNVTKVDNICDAANVNNSSCHSQEIGSLLRDEEALNEKVSNSESKAKNLMVIEGNEQVETSFLENERMPGNVIDSNHLNGNKDTHTGRLHCSIDTCVPETPDAMFPPRDSSISLEQQTCSQDLKLETKAREDSILEEARVIEAKRKRIAELSVYTLCVESRRKSHWDFVLEEMAWLANDFAQERLWKTSAAAQIGCQAASAARLKFEEQKQVTRRLAKAVMDFWCLVEEMSKEQEMSKEREFQKPGNDFGHAVQGYALRFLQYNSSTVQYVQAEVAATPIISNLGVVDMSWKDHLTEENLFYSVPAGAMQIYKKSIESYLLQLEKTGICMQEEVETSGYDAVADYDSRENALEEDEGDANTFYLPGAFVNSRPSKLEQKKKRHLIKGFAAKSYDMVSDSPFMQSNENKSGNHRSVLTGKRTSDADNGSIPTKRMRTASRQRVLSPFNAGAHGCLQAPSKTDASSGDTNSFQDDQNVLHGGSVVLNNMEVESVRNFDRQPQFDSEVSHRPKKKKKTKNLGSTYEHNWRSNSNFQDEQRDSYKRRSESHQFESNGTNGLYGHHIGKKPKLIKQSLDNSIDNVAPVNCSLSSPVASQMSNMPNPNKFIKMLGGRDRGRKMKGLKTASGQTGPGTSWSLFEDQALVVLVHDMGPNWDLVSDAFNSTLKFKCIFRNPKECKERHKVVMDSPGGEGADSADDSGSSRPYRSTLPGIPKGSARQLFQRLQGPMEEDTIKSHLEKITAIGKKQHHRRAQDPKHLQQPHNSHTYALSQVCPNNLDGGPVLTPLDLCDATASSPDVLSLGYQSPNASMLPNSNQGNVAPMLPASGVTSTSAVPGSNFSSASSQINASVRDGRPGIAKSVSISTDEQQRLQQYSQMISGRNFQQSNMPVSGVHPGTDRGVRMLSSGNGVGSPNGLNRSMQMQRPGLQGVASSNMVGPGSMHPSGMMAVPNPVNIHSSPGAGQGNSMMRPHDPMHMMRPTQNVEHQRQMMIPELQMQVSQGNSQGITPYGGLNSSFSNQSAAPSVPSYPLHHQQLHPMSTQHSHVLTNSHHPHLRGPNLASNAQQQALAIRIAKERHIQQQRLLQQHQQQQFAASNSLMPPVPAQPQLAVSSPQNSSQSQTSSPQVSLPPLTTSSSMSPISQIQQKHHIPPHSVARNPRVGGSGSTNQVGKQRQRHSQQLQLQQSGRQHPQQRHQSQVQHQSHSHNQKQLSSHISHQPQPQQVLYSGQTTSSKQHQQTRSHSENSNQNRVLPVAGLTSTSGQAVPPNQQQRQQSQALPKLVNQPQLAVQRLVQPNRQVTSDQSNRVQARETHTSLHPTNSSSQAVSSAAAPSCVDVANVMSADFSASTPQLKALDQVSDSSMSNPATPIDSAGTPPLTIESLPPVRPGTDHIYSSNSLPCVGPGGAVQWLEEPVQLESLTPPPPLEQQQEHLKPQQQQEDSKQSQEQSLLLQEVGNSTSPPEQ is encoded by the exons TGAAACAAAAGGTAGTTTTGCATTGGCTGCTTCACCTCCAGGGGATTCTGACGAAAGTAGTGGTAGACCTAGAGCTCCTTCGGTGAATGACCCTAATAGTGCTGATAATCTTATGCTATTTATCAAGGAGAATGGTATTCCCAAAGGTGAAAGAAGTTTGTTACGATCCAGTCGGGGTACTGTTGGTCCTTTTGAACAGTCTTCACAGTTGGTCGGAGGTCAACATGCCAAAGAATCAGATGAGTCTACTGCATTTGGGCTCCCAAAGAAAGCGTATGAGCGAAGGAACAGATCACGTCCAAACCGTGTTGTAGTTCGATCAAATTCTACAGATGTTATGTCATCTTCAAGCGCTCGTACTGCTTTATCTTCTCTTCATGTGCCTAAGGTGGTAAAAGGGACAGTTGATGCGGACAACCAGAAGGACCATATGATttcttcaaattcaaatatgaatCCAACAAGTCCAAATTGTATCATTATTCCCAAGGAAGAACCGTATAAGCTCCAGATAGATATGGAATTGGATGGGGGAAATGCTGCAGAATCAACTGTTGCCCAGCCCAATGTAGGTCTTACTAATGCCCAGATAGATCGTAGTGCTTCAGAAAATATGCAAGACAGCCGACACAATCAAATTATGGAATTTGAGTTTCAGAGAACTCAGAATGAAACGGTTCTCTCAAAACCTGAATCTCAAGCGGGAAGTGAACAGATCTCTGTAGGTCAGGAATGTGACCCATCTCTTAATATAgctaataatgaagttcaagacACTTGTAGTCTAATCAATAGGTTTGGTGGGAGTATAGGTGATGGAAAAGATCCATTAAATGAAATCGGTAATAAGAATGGAGTACTTGAGGCGAAGGGTTCAGATTTGGAAACATCTGGCTCCAAAGCTGGTCTTCAGGTAAATGGAATTGTAGATAATGAAATTCTTACCAACTTAAAAAGTATTGGCTCAAATGGATGTACTAAAGAAGATGCTTTAGAATCTGGGGAGCCAACAAACATGGAAAGTACCAAGTCAGCTGAGGATAACAATGTTACCAAAGTTGACAATATATGTGATGCTGCCAATGTCAACAACAGTTCCTGTCACAGCCAAGAAATTGGTTCCTTGTTAAGAGACGAGGAAGCCTTAAATGAAAAAGTATCTAATTCAGAAAGTAAGGCTAAAAATCTCATGGTCATTGAGGGGAATGAACAAGTAGAAACTTCTTTTTTAGAGAACGAGAGAATGCCCGGCAATGTTATAGATTCTAATCACCTCAATGGAAACAAAGATACTCATACTGGTAGACTTCATTGTTCCATAGATACATGTGTTCCAGAGACTCCAGATGCTATGTTTCCTCCTAGAGATTCCTCTATTTCCCTAGAGCAACAAACTTGTTCTCAGGACTTGAAATTGGAAACGAAGGCGCGTGAAGATTCTATTTTGGAAGAAGCTCGTGTTATAGAG GCTAAACGTAAGAGAATTGCAGAGTTATCTGTTTATACATTATGTGTGGAGAGTCGCCGAAAATCTCATTGGGATTTTGTCCTTGAGGAGATGGCATGGTTGGCAAATGATTTTGCACAG gAGCGACTTTGGAAGACAAGTGCTGCTGCTCAAATAGGTTGTCAAGCTGCATCTGCTGCGCGATTAAAATTTGAAGAACAAAAACAAGTCACCCGCAGATTGGCCAAAGCTGTTATGGATTTTTGGTGTTTGGTAGAG GAGATGAGCAAAGAGCAGGAGATGAGCAAAGAGCGGGAGTTTCAAAAGCCTGGCAATGATTTTGGACATGCAGTTCAGGGATATGCATTGAGATTTCTACAATATAATAGCTCCACTGTTCAATATGTCCAAGCAGAAGTAGCTGCTACTCCTATTATATCCAATTTGGGTGTTGTGGACATGTCATGGAAAGATCACTTAACAGAA GAGAACCTCTTTTATTCAGTTCCTGCTGGTGCAATGCAAATCTACAAGAAATCTATCGAATCCTACTTACTGCAATTGGAG AAAACTGGCATTTGCATGCAAGAAGAAGTGGAGACATCTGGTTATGATGCCGTGGCAG ATTATGATTCCCGAGAGAACGCCTTGGAAGAGGATGAAGGAGACGCAAACACATTTTATTTGCCTGGAGCCTTTGTGAACAGCAGGCCATCTAAACTGGAGCAGAAAAAAAAGAGACATTTAATAAAGGGATTTGCAGCTAAATCATATGACATGGTATCTGATTCACCATTTATGCAATCCAATGAAAACAAATCCGGAAACCATCGATCTGTTTTAACTGGAAAAAGGACCTCCGACGCTGATAATGGCTCAATTCCAACAAAGCGAATGCGAACAGCTTCACGGCAGAGAGTTTTAAGTCCTTTTAATGCAGGAGCTCACGGCTGTCTTCAGGCACCAAGCAAGACAGATGCTTCTAGTGGTGATACGAACTCTTTTCAAGATGATCAGAATGTTTTGCATGGTGGATCCGTTGTGCTCAATAATATGGAGGTGGAGTCTGTACGTAACTTTGATAGGCAACCACAATTCGACTCTGAAGTATCACATAGacctaaaaagaaaaagaagacaaaAAATTTG GGTTCAACATATGAGCACAATTGGAGGTCTAATTCCAATTTCCAGGATGAGCAG AGAGATAGTTATAAAAGGAGATCGGAGAGTCATCAGTTTGAATCAAATGGAACCAATG GTTTATATGGTCATCATATTGGTAAAAAACCAAAGTTAATTAAGCAGTCACTGGATAATTCGATTGACAATGTCGCTCCTGTGAATTGTTCACTCTCTTCCCCTGTGGCTTCCCAAATGAGTAACATGCCTAACCCAAATAAGTTTATCAAAATGCTGGGTGGCCGGGACCGGGGTAGGAAAATGAAAGGACTGAAG ACAGCATCTGGACAGACAGGTCCGGGAACTTCATGGTCACTGTTTGAAGACCAG GCCCTTGTTGTTCTCGTCCATGACATGGGTCCGAACTGGGATCTCGTCAGTGATGCTTTTAACAGCACTTTGAAATTCAAG tGCATATTCCGCAACCCTAAAGAATGCAAGGAGCGTCACAAGGTTGTAATGGATAGCCCTGGTGGCGAGGGGGCGGATAGTGCTGATGATTCAGGGTCATCTCGACCATATCGCTCTACTTTACCTGGAATCCCAAAG GGTAGTGCGAGACAGTTGTTTCAACGTTTGCAGGGACCAATGGAAGAGGATACTATCaaatcacatttagaaaaaattacagCAATTGGGAAAAAACAGCATCATAGAAGGGCACAG GATCCAAAGCATCTCCAGCAACCCCACAATTCTCATACATATGCGCTGTCTCAAGTCTGCCCAAATAACTTGGATGGAGGGCCTGTCCTGAC GCCTCTTGATCTGTGCGATGCAACTGCTTCCAGTCCAGATGTTCTTTCCCTCGGTTATCAAAGCCCTAATGCTAGTATGTTACCAAATTCAAATCAGGGTAATGTTGCACCAATGCTTCCTGCTTCTGGTGTGACATCCACAAGTGCTGTTCCTGGGAGTAATTTCTCGTCAGCATCTAGTCAAATCAATGCTTCTGTTAg GGATGGTAGACCTGGCATCGCGAAATCTGTATCTATATCAACTGATGAGCAGCAGAGACTGCAACAGTACAGTCAAATGATATCTGGTAGAAACTTTCAGCAGTCCAATATGCCTGTTTCTGGGGTACATCCAGGAACTGATCGTGGTGTTCGCATGCTAAGTAGTGGTAATGGTGTCGGCTCTCCTAATGGATTGAATAGAAGCATGCAGATGCAGAGACCAGGACTTCAAGGTGTTGCCTCATCAAACATGGTTGGTCCTGGCAGCATGCATCCCTCTGGCATGATGGCAGTGCCAAACCCTGTTAATATTCACTCCAGTCCTGGTGCTGGTCAAGGAAACTCTATGATGAGACCTCATGATCCTATGCATATGATGCGG CCTACTCAGAACGTGGAACATCAAAGGCAGATGATGATTCCGGAGCTTCAGATGCAGGTTTCACAGGGAAATAGCCAAGGAATAACTCCATATGGTGGATTAAATTCCTCGTTCTCTAATCAGTCGGCTGCCCCTTCTGTCCCATCATACCCACTCCATCACCAGCAGCTGCATCCAATGTCAACCCAACACTCGCATGTGCTTACTAATTCTCATCATCCGCATCTTCGAGGACCGAACCTTGCAAGCAACGCTCAGCAGCAAGCCCTTGCCATTCGTATAGCTAAAGAGAGACATATCCAGCAGCAGCGTTTATTGCAACAGCACCAGCAGCAACAGTTTGCAGCGTCAAATTCTCTAATGCCACCTGTCCCAGCACAGCCTCAGCTAGCAGTATCATCTCCACAAAATAGTTCCCAGTCACAAACTAGTTCTCCACAGGTATCACTACCACCACTGACGACGTCATCCTCAATGAGTCCAATATCGCAGATCCAACAGAAACATCACATTCCACCACACAGTGTTGCACGGAACCCACGAGTTGGTGGCAGTGGGTCGACCAATCAAGTGGGCAAGCAGCGGCAGCGGCATTCTCAGCAACTGCAGTTACAGCAGTCTGGTAGGCAGCACCCCCAACAGCGGCATCAGTCACAAGTGCAACATCAGTCACATTCGCACAATCAGAAGCAGTTGTCGTCCCATATATCTCATCAGCCACAACCTCAGCAAGTGTTGTATTCTGGTCAAACCACGTCATCAAAGCAGCACCAACAAACTCGTTCTCATTCTGAAAACAGCAATCAGAATCGTGTTTTACCAGTAGCTGGTCTTACATCTACTTCTGGTCAAGCTGTTCCACCGAACCAGCAGCAGCGCCAACAGTCACAGGCTCTCCCAAAGTTAGTTAATCAACCTCAGTTAGCTGTTCAAAGATTGGTTCAACCAAATCGTCAAGTAACCTCTGACCAGTCAAACAGAGTTCAAGCTAGAGAAACTCACACCAGCCTGCACCCCACTAATAGTTCATCTCAAGCTGTTTCATCTGCTGCAGCTCCTAGCTGTGTTGATGTGGCTAATGTAATGTCAGCTGACTTTTCTGCCAGTACTCCTCAGTTGAAGGCATTGGATCAGGTGTCTGATTCCAGCATGTCTAATCCTGCAACACCAATTGATTCCGCTGGCACTCCACCTCTCACCATTGAGTCACTGCCCCCTGTTCGGCCAGGGACAGACCACATTTACTCTTCAAATAGCTTGCCCTGCGTAGGTCCTGGTGGTGCTGTACAGTGGTTAGAGGAGCCTGTACAGTTGGAATCTCTGACGCCACCACCTCCATTGGAGCAGCAACAAGAGCATTTGAAACCACAGCAGCAGCAAGAGGATTCTAAACAATCCCAAGAACAATCTCTACTTCTGCAAGAAGTGGGTAATAGTACTAGTCCTCCTGAACAGTGA